GCACCTTGCTGCCTGGATGGAGAACCCCAGCCAAGTGCTGCATCTGGCCCCTGCAATCCTGAGGACACAGGGGCTATGCAGGGTCAAGGGGAGCCACTGTAGGCTGGGAGACATCCAGAGCACAGCACAGGGCCCAGGGGAGGaagggctggagctcagggcagCTCTGGTGgtgccccacagctggagcctaCCTGGCACCAACACTGCTCCCAGCGAGGGGCTGGCCCCTCACCATTCCCAAACTCCCTCTCCTTAGCTAGGGTTGGTCCTATCCAAAACCAGGGGCCAGAGGGCTCTGCCCACGTGGAGCTCCCTTCTCTCAGCCCCCATCCTTGACTCCCCTTTTACCCAGGCTCTGCAGCACATGGGCTGACTCCTTGTGGTCTCGCCCAGGCTACGCCAGCAACATCACTGAGCAAGCTGGGGCCGCACGGGGGGTCAGGCCCTTGCCCTCACTCCCTGCTCACTGtgtcctgccagcccagccctgctcccggggAGTTGTCACTGCccctgcagagcagggaattagaGGGGCTGCCCAATACCAGGCCCAAGAGGCTTCGTTGAGAGAGGGGTGGTCGCCATCGCCCCAGCCCAAGGAATTCGTGTGTGACCAGCAGCATGGTGGAATCATGCAGCTACATGCCCTGCTGCAACCCAAACCCGCCTGCTTCAAGGGGAGGGGACCCCTAGGGAAGCCTCAGGTCCAGGGACCCTGCCTCTGGCCAAGAGGATGGAATAAATCTGCTGCCGTCCATACACGAGATTCCCTCGAGGCTCCCTTCTCCGAGCCTGGCGAGCCCTGGGAGCAAGGGAGTcgagtggggctggctggaaatTGAGAACTCTGCAGCAGAAGGGAAATGAGACTGTGTACAACTGGAGACCCTGAAATAGGCCAGTGGTTGGCCTCTGCCTGACTCGGGCAAGGACTTcagcctggctccccctcccaggTTAAGAGTTCATAGCACACGCTCTCTCTAGCCCAAAGACCACTGAATTATTTCTACAAAACGTGGAACAACTtcaaacaggagagattgagagagaccaaTTGTATGGCCCAGTGGACAGAGCCCTCCCCCGAGATACGGGAGTGGTGGGGCTGGGCCCGGGCTCTGAGAACCTTCTGTCAGAATCAGTGAAAAGTGGTGGGCTCAATGGAGCCGGATTTTCCGATGAAGAAAaggtttcactgaaaaattcctgcTCAGTCCTATGCTCGCTGTTCTGCTCTCCATGCTGCTGCATCACCCATCCATTCTTACCTTGGATTTTGTCCCTGTTGCCCATGATCCAGAGGAAGAGGGGCTGGATTTTACAGGTGCACGCCCATGGGTTGCCCTGCAGGGTCAGGGAGCGCACGGCAGTCAGGTTCAGAAAGACGCTGGCATGCAGAGACCTCAGGGCATTGCTGTGCAGAAAGAGCTCCTGCAAGCGGGGCAGCGCTTTCAGCACCTCTGGGGGCAGCTGGCCAAGCTTGTTGGCCCCCACGTTGAGAACCACTAGGcctgggagaggcaggaaggTCTCAGCCGTGAGCACGGTGAGGTAGTTGTTGCTCAGGTCCAGCTCCCGCAGCGCCCCGAGCCCTGCCAAGGCCTGGCTGTGGATGCTCACCAGGACATTGTTGCGGAGGCTGAGGTTCTGCAGCGCCCGCTGCGAGCGGAAGGAGTGAGCCTTGAGGACGGCAACGTGGTTGTAGCCCAGCCACACGGCCCTGGCATTGGTAGGCAGGTTTTCAGGCACAAAGCGCAAGGCTCGGTACCTGCAGTCCACTTCCCCAGAGGAGCATCTGCAgatggcagggcagctgggggaggggagcgggcacAGGAGGAGAAAGGCTAGGAGAGTGGCCGGGCCCCTCCAGCCAGCCATGGTTAGCTGCCAAGGGAAGCACTCAGCTCCCGCTCCCCCAAGTCACCCAGTTCTCCTGGCGCCTGCCGTGCCTGGTCCGGCTCAGCCGCCCGCACAGGTTGGCTCTGCCGAGCCGGGGCAGCTGGCAGCGCAGGAACCAGGCTGGGGGCAAGTGGTGCCTTGCACAGGTCTCGGACACCCTGCTGCTCTTGCTGGCACTCTCATTCCCCTGGAGAGTGCAGCGTCACCTACGCTCTGCAAACATTAACCCGGCTGCTCAAAGGCCAGCGGCTCTCCCTGGTTGTGGTTTCTTCAGGGCGGAGCTGCACTTTCTTAGCAAATATTTTTacagagcagaggctgcagccaaGATGCAGAGCCAgggtccccctcctccaccccacaggAGACTGCTCCAGGCCAGGTAGTGCAGCAGGCCACACACCCTTGGGGGACTTGGCAGATCCCCTGCCTGGTTCCTGCGCTGCCAGCTGCCCCGGCTCGGCAGAGCCAACCTGTGCGGGCGGCTGAGCCGGACCAGGCACGGCAGGCGCCAGGAGAACTGGGTGGGCAGTGCGCCCCGAGCCCTGTAAAAGGCTTGAGCATGGGCTGGGTGCGCACTGCCCACCCCAGCTCCCGCTGCTCTCGTCAGCCATTGGGCCCAGTCCCTCAGCCCACTCCTGGATCCTCTCCCCTTGGCAGCTCTGCCCTGCAGAGCTCTGATCCAGGAGCCTGGAGCAGGGCCACTGGATCCCCCacctcctgggtgagtgctctaaccagcaGGCTGCACAGTCATCCCCCAGCTTGTGCCCTCGCTCACGCTCTCACTTTCTGGCCCAAGTGACTCAGAGAGAGGCTATAAGCCTAAGAATGGCTCTgtagcctagtggtcagagcatgTACCCAACTCCCGGGAGAGCCAggatccaatccccctgctccactGACTGGTTCATTAATTGTCCACAGTGCAACTgcttcaccaggagagactgagggagccccacactGCAGTAGGCCAGAGCCCAGTGGCTAGCACACTCCCCGGAGAGGTGGCAGGCCCCTGATCAATTCCCCTCTCTCCATTAGGCAGAGGGGGTCTCCCCATACCCCAGGGGAGTACCCTGCCCACAGAGCTCAAAGCTGTAAGGCCAGTCCACCTGCCTGCCAGATGGGGGCCCCAGCCGAGCGCTCCTCTTCCCTGGTTTGGGACTTGCTGCAGTGGGAGAAagggaccagctgctccctgtTTGCAGAGGAGACACATCAGTGCAAGGGTGTGAGACCTTCACAGACGCAGGTGCCAAGGGGGGTTAGGTACCTGAAGAGTTTCAGCAGGATTTTTGTGCATTGCAGTGGTGCCGAACCCAGACTTAGATGCCCAATTCCTTTTATGCACTCGGGCCCCTCCTTCTGGGAGCCGCtcacccagccccacagctctccaggctccagcagggcCACTGCTCAGTCTCAGGGCAGGGCTCTCAGCCCCACCTGGAGAGAtgcgggagaggaggggaggagctTGGCTCTCAGCAGTGTACGTGTGCCAGCCAAGGACTGGGGCTGCATCCTGAAACTGGCACTTTCTTGGTCTGAAATTCTTTTGATCCTGGCTGAAAAGATTGATTAGCCCCTTGGTGCAGCATCTCCTGCCCCTCACCTCAAGTGCTgaggtgcctctccccctgctctgccccacaccCTGGCTCCTAGGCCCTTGTGCTCACTGGAGCCGACAGAAGGCTAGGCTGTGACCACTGCATCTGCAGCTGGTGCACCTGAGTGAGGTGACGGGCCCCTGCAAGGCTGGTGCATGGACTGGTAACGGTCTCCCCTGGATTGCTCCTAGTCTTTCCCTCTAATGCTCTCACTAGTGAGTCAGGGACGATGCGGAGTCCTGCTGAGAGGCTAGCTACGGATACTGCTTCCCAGGGCCCCGGATCGGCTCAGCGGGGAGTGGGCTCCTAGTTCACACAGCTGATTCTCCATTGGCTGAAAGTTGCTAGCCCCCCCGTCCCCACTCACAGACCACAGCAAGGGATGGTTGGGAACATTACATTGAGCTCCCTCACCAAGCACGTTTACAACAAAACAGCAGCACAAAACCGAATGGGAAAGCGAATAACGGGGGGAACATTTGAAAGACGAGCACTGGACAGCCGTCACTGTTCTGCCCTTTCCCAGCATTCCCTGAGGCACTGATTGCTCAAGGGAGTGCGCTGTGGTAGATTATTTTAGATGCATTAATTTGATCATGCTCGTTCTCCGAGGTGAGGTTGAGGGATTGCGACACTTTGTACTGCACCATGGACACCACAGCCAGCTCCTCGGGGTCCAGGATGCCCAAGCTGGAATctggaaggaaaagaaagagcATTTGCTACCTGGAATGATAGGAGCTACTCCCAGATTGGAAGTGCTCCAAACCTCCCTGCAGAACAGAGCA
This genomic window from Chelonia mydas isolate rCheMyd1 chromosome 16, rCheMyd1.pri.v2, whole genome shotgun sequence contains:
- the LRRC26 gene encoding leucine-rich repeat-containing protein 26; the protein is MAGWRGPATLLAFLLLCPLPSPSCPAICRCSSGEVDCRYRALRFVPENLPTNARAVWLGYNHVAVLKAHSFRSQRALQNLSLRNNVLVSIHSQALAGLGALRELDLSNNYLTVLTAETFLPLPGLVVLNVGANKLGQLPPEVLKALPRLQELFLHSNALRSLHASVFLNLTAVRSLTLQGNPWACTCKIQPLFLWIMGNRDKIQEENLILCRFPEHLNEYPLLAIGNESFSHCQDSLLHPQDYAFFLLVGPASFLASILICLLLGSLAVAYNYLLKELCCW